A region of the Electrophorus electricus isolate fEleEle1 chromosome 7, fEleEle1.pri, whole genome shotgun sequence genome:
AGCAGAGGATAGGCAACCTTATTCACGCACCGTCTCAGGCACGCCGACCCGAAATGGGATCCGGCAGTCACGAACCCGAGTTTGACTTCAGCTTTCTGTTCGAGTACAGCGGCCGAGGCGGAGAGACGGACGCGGAGAGAGGTTTGTAGGCAGGTCGCCGACTGTCGCGCCTAAATTCAGGTTCAGCCGCCGAGTTCAGTGAGATGATCAACTGTATCTATTAATATTTTCTATTAACTGTTACCTTATAGAAAACATCACCCTTGCCGTTCCTGGTAGCCTACACATCACGCGTGAAAGCTTGTTTGTTGCTGTGGTCTTGTAATCTGACATGCACTCAGAAACGGTATTctgcagattttttaaaattttcttaGTACCATTTGGGTCACAAATGACGTGTTTCGCATTTTTAACTTCACAGTGTATTTGCAGTGGTGAGAGATCTTAGCTGTTTGGTTATACGGCATTTTACAGCCGTCGTTCTGTGTACTTCATTCTACTTTTGACCTTTTTacattgactttttttttttttactatagtgtatagtaatataacagcaacaacatcagtaataatagtaatataataatagcaacaataataatagcatatatatatggaaatatggagaaaacagctgttttatttatgttgttgtGTTTAGAAGTACAAAGTGTACcgttctcattttgttttatttcttttatgttCCTGTTAAAACTGTGTTGCTACTTAAGgttcaaaagcaaaaaaaaaaaatcttttaaaccACAAAACCTATAAAAGAACTTCAGGTTTCTATCTGGAGCGTAACTGCATCTGGAAATAGTCTGTCATGAGCTAACTTTAGCCGGTCTGCCCACGCGTTCTGGGGTGCATGACAGGTTCATAATTTCACGTGGTGTCCTGTTTGCACACTGCTGCGGTTAACAGATGCAGGAGAAAGACGAAGGGGACTGCCACAAAACAagagaaaagcaagaaagaaaaaactgaaTCTCAAAGCTGAGACCCCCCGCTGCGTTCACACTAGAAATCAGACGTGTGGATGCAGTTCAAGATATGCAACAGGGTTTAATCTAACATCTAACGTCCATGTTGTAAATGTGATTTGGTGCGTTATTGAGTTTTCTTtagacatttaaaacaaatgtcactCTTAATGAATCGGTGGTGGTGGATCATTTAGTCCTGACTTAAACTGAGTTTTGGATGAGCAGCCAAGATTCTTGATGCGTAGTAACTTACCCGTAAGCCTGAACCGTCTAGCCAGACGCTTTCTGCTTTCGTTTCCCTGCACGTCGCAGGAGTGCAGGGCTCTGATGTACTCACTGATgtcttcttttgtgtttttgttttgtttttgttttttttccagaggcCTTTAGCTACGTGCCCAACGTGAGTCTTTCGACCCTGACACTGGGGATGGGGAGCCCCTGCCTGGGGTCGCAGTACCACAACCTACAGACCAGCCCCGTCATCTCCGTCTCCTCCTGCCACCAGGCGAGCTACGGGCTCCACGGAGACCCCATGGCGTCGGGCTACTACCTGCCGCCTGGGCTCCGGCCCCCTCTGGAGAGCCCGCGCATCGAGATCACCACCTACACCCAGATAccggaggtggaggtggaggaggagagcgTGGACCCCCTGACCAAGCGGGTGAACATCGTGACCCTGACGCTGCCCAGCGCCGACGGCTACCGTGACCCGAGCTGCCTGAGCCCGGCGAGCAGCCTCTCGTCGCGCAGCTGCAACTCGGAGGCCTCGTACGAGTCGGGCTTCTACAACTACGACAACTCGCCGCAGAACTCGCCCTGGCAGTCGCCCTGCGTGTCCCCCAAAGGCTCCGGCCCCCTACACTCCTGTTCGCATGCCCCCGTCTCCCCCTCAGCCTCTCCACACGTCGCCGCGGCCAACGGGGACGGCTGGGCGCGGCCCCCGCGCGACTCCCGTCCTGGCTCGCCGGCCGGCGGCCACGGCAAGCGCAAGTACGGCCTGGACGGCGGCCCCTGCAGGCCGCCGCTGTACTCGCCGAGCCTCTCGCCCTCCGCCTCGCCGCAGGGCTCTCCCAGGCTGAGCTGCGTGGACGAGGCCTGGCTGGGCACCACCAACCAGTACACCAACTCGGCCATCGTGGCCGCCATCAACGCGCTGAGCACGGACGGCCTGGCCGACCTCGGCGAGGGCGTGCCCCTCAAGGCCCGCAAGACCAACCTGGAGCACGGGCCGGCCGCGAGCATGAAGGCGGAGCCGGGAGCGGACGAGATGGGCCCTGTCTCGGAGCTCTGCCAGGAGGACTACCTCGGCAGCGGCCGGCTGCCCTTCAAGAAGGAGCGCTACTGTGGCAGCTTCCTGGATGTGCCCCCGCACCTCTGCTCCTGGACCAAGCCCAAGACCTACATCAGGTAGGTGCCCGTGAGGGTCGAGAACGAAGCGGCGCCAGTGCGTGAGTGTTAAAGTCTCGCCAAGGCTACTGTAGGCAGTCAGAAGCACGTTCTTCGAGGTCTGGCTTCGGCTGGATCTTTCTGTGTTCAAGCACATGGTGGAGTTTAGAGGGATAATTTGATCATAAAAGGAGGGCCGTATCTTTGATTTATGGCTGTTTACATCCAGATTACAAAGTCTGTTTACATCCAGATTAAGACGTTCTGTGAAGtctccaaaaataaaatgaaaaatataaactaaaGTGCAGCAATGTTTTTGTCACTGATTGTTGTCAAATGGAACCCtgaaataaatcttttatttaGCATAAGTGTAAATTTAGTTTGATCTTTTAAGACCACAGTGGTGGTGGTCAAAGCCTGTTGCTAAATGAATAAAGACAGAGAGCCTTTATGTAAAATCTCAAAAGCATTTCATAGATAATTTTTTGAAGGGTGGTGTGTctacatggagtgtgtgtgtgtgtgtgtgtgtgtgtgtgtgtgtgtgtgtgtgtgcacatttatgtaTGCAAATTTCCATAACAAcctacacataaacatatagattcttttattatttggttcttttgttattttgttctCATTATTTTGAATCTCATTTTTAACAAGTCTCTGGCTCCTCCTGTAATcactgcgtgcgtgcgcgcgcgcgtgtgtgtgtgtgtgtataatgtgtgtgtgcgtgtgtgtgcgtgtgtgtgtgtgtgcgtgcgtgtgtgtgtgtgcgtgtgtgtgcgtgtgtgtgtgtgtgtgtgtataatgtgtgtgtgtgtgcatgtgcgtgtgtgtgtgtgcgtgtgtgtgcgtgtgtgtgtgtgcgtgtgtgtgtgtgtgtgtgtgtgtgtgtgtgtgtgtgtgtgcgtgtgtgtatgtgtgtgtgtgtgtgtgtgtgagtgtgtgcacacgcgcagGCTTTTCCTCTTCTGGCACACTTTCCTGCCGGAAATCAAGTGTTTGATGGTGATAGTGGTGAGCAGGAAGTGATGATGTCAGCCCCGATACGGCCGTCTGCGGCAGGGATCTCCAGACCTGTCCGGGGAGGTCGCGCTCAGATAAATGCCGTCTCTCCCGGggtcagaaaacacacagaacgTTCCAAGAGGATGCCTGTGTTCTCGGGCATCCGGGAGAGGAGCCGCAGCATTCCGCCCGAGCGTGTTTGCGCGGGATAACTGTTGCCCTGCTCTCGCGTGGGAAGCTCTCCTCTGAGCGCTCTCGCAGGACGACGGCGACACGGAAACCAAACCGAAACAAACCCCAGTGCCGTCACCCTCTGTGACCTTCTGCTAAGTCAGACGTGTTCGCAGTTGCTTTTCTACTTTTATAAAAAGCATGAAAGTTCTGTAACAAAATGTATAACTTCATTGCATAAGTAAAAGGTGTCTAGTCGGGAGTCTGACTGCTCCATGCAGAGCCATTCTGATAAAGACTGAGACGGCTCCGATTGGAACACATGCCTCTTTCATTACACATCTGgggaaaagatttttaaaaacacaagcaattaGCAGCCAGACTTTGGAAGCGAGGTACGTCCATTGATTGGATTAGGGGCGATGATGACATGGAAGGGTTCGAATCCGAGCGTGTGCTTGAGAAGAAGGTCTGGCTTTGGTCAGGAGACGAGCGCATCCATCGGCAGGggcgcctgtgtgtgtctgttaagAACCCGCCCTCTCCTCTGATTGGCAGCCCGTCCCTGCCAGCTCTCGATTGGCAGCTGCCGTCCTGCTCGGGGCCATACAGTCTCCAGATTGAGGTGCAACCCAAGTCCCATCACCGCGCCCACTACGAGACGGAGGGCAGCCGCGGAGCCGTGAAGGCCCTGTCGGGAGGACATCCTGTGGTTCAGGTACTCCAGCCCGCGCGCAACCAGCAGACAAACACATGCTTGCATGGGTTGTTTCTCACACGCCTCGGTGCATATGCACATGACgcagcctgttttgttttggtggttTTTTTAGTATTTCTTTTCATGTATATTTGGtagtagaaaaataaaacttttcGCAGGAGGCATTTGATTCTTGACTGATGAACCTAATAAAAGGAGGTTCGAATCCCAGCCATGCCTTGCGCCAACGTCAGCCATATACGGTTttgacactgagacacagagacactgtacactgactaaaaataatttgaagatAAAGGGTGAAAATGAGGTTTAAACTTTTTTAGACAATGATATATTCATTGATATTTTATGTTcactacattttatattataggGAAAATTATTTAATTCCTCCCCAAAACACTAGTCTTTTAAACTTGGAAATAGCTCTGCATTTTGATAGAGTAATACTAGAGTTTTGGCCCAACGTGAGGCAGCGCTGTTTAATTGCATGTGACTACCaccttttttcactttttatgaAAACTCTTGACTTTGTCAAACAGGGTGGTTTTCGCTTCCTGACTTAAGCCCTCAgcaagggcaggtgtgtgtttgagagtgacaggaagacagagtgtgtgtgtgtgtgtgtgtgtgtgttattaatggCCCATGAAGGCCAAAGTCAAATGTCTGCAGCACGTGGTAGGACTGAATTGCAGGCACATACTGACACAATTAGAGTGCCGTGAGAGCTACACCTCTCGGTGTTGTGCTTGGCAGTCCCCAAAGAGACCACCTCACTCTCACCTGTTTTACGTAAAGATgccccccacctccctctctctctgtgtttactcGTTGTGGTtacagtgctctgtgtgtgcctgtgtgatcGTGAGTGACGTGAGTACAGCCATGAGATCAATAACACAGTCCGCTGGGCACACTCCCTCTGACagggccacacacaccctctgacagacccacacactccttctgctagatccacacacacaccctgtgacagacccacacactccttctgctgggtccacacacaccctgtggcagacccacacactcctgctgGGTCCGCACCCTGTGTCACCCTCTgctgagtgcacacacactccctctgccaggtgcacacacattcccccTACTGCAGGGCTGTTGTCTCTTGATGATGTCAGTAGTCTGGGAAGCAGCAACTGTCTTCctgatttctcattttctctgcagGCAAACCCAGGCAGTTTAAGGCCTAATTCATCACCTCACAGGTGTTTCTTATAAACCATTTCCTCCCCGACAAAACCatgtctcagtgctgaaggcCAGCTTGCTAACACATGGCTGTGAAGAAGGtgctggacgtgtgtgtgtgtgtgtgtgtgtgtgtgtgtgtgtgtggataggggagtgtgtgtagcCGAGGTGGCCCTACCGGCTCATGGCACACTGGTTTCTGACCTGTCCGCTAAAAAAATTACAGACTGTtttaggaaaaaataaacaaaaccaagagTAAGGAACAGTAAACACGACCTCCTAAGGATAACCTGCTCCCAGTGCTCTGTTCTTGCATTTGACAAGTGTAGCCCGTTTAGGTGAAGATTCACTCTGATGCCGTCAATGACAGATTAGCTGTGTGACCCTGACCTTCGTTCCAGTTTCCCTGACATGTACTCAGTAATCAGGGCTCTTACAAACCATCACACACCAAGGAAGGCTGTTCCTCCCTCTGCATTCAGGGGACTGCAGTACGGCTCCGGTACCAGAGTGGCTCGGAGGGCGGCAGCCCTGTTTTGGAACTGTCCGATGGGGCCAGAATTACATCTGGCCTCGGCACCCTGTTACTTGTTTTTTCGCTGTATTCCCGTGCGGCAGACAGACAGTTGTGCTCCATAGGAAGCAAAACAACTCGCTTTGACTTGGACGGGTTCTCCGGCGGGATTTAATGCTTTAGGCGTTTGACTCGGGGCAAAACGTGTGGGGCGTCATGAAGTGAGGTGATCCTttctactgagagagagagagagaaggaaggcgAGAACGTCGCctcctctttctgtgtctctctccctctctccttctctctctctacttcttctcttttctctccttccctcttcctctttctacCCTCTCTCAGTCGGAGGTCTCTCCGGCGAGCGGCTCCGGGCGGGCGGGTGCAGCCATGGAGAAGGTGACATGGGAGCAGCGGCGTGGGGAGTCATCAGGCAGGCAGCTGGGGCCCAGCAGGGCCGTCCCACCCCCGAGGATGCTGGGTTTCCTGCTGATTAAAGGACCCCAAGGCCCGGCGGACCCCCGGGGGAGCGGGGCAGGGCTGGTGGGTTGGGGGTGAGCGGGACTCCCGCAGCCTGTCTGAAGCTGCTGTGCCTGGGCCTCACCGCCGACTCCGTTCCTGGCGAGGTGCCTACAGAAGCGTTCCCGGGTCGATCCGAGCGCCGACGTCCTGCTCCGAAACCCGTAGCACTGtttccctttcacacacaggcacacgcgcaAGCACGACCCTGGTGTGGCAGTGGACAGTTCGTtcacagatttttttcagaCCTTATCTGCGACCACTGTGTAGCGGTAGAGGCTCACATTTTCAGCAGGCCAGTACAGACAaacccccacctcctccacccacctcctccaccccccgGCCCCCTGCGTTTCCCCACCGATCCCCTGCTCATTAGCTGTCATCTCCGCTCTGCCGTATGGCCGTAATGAGTGGAGGTGTTTATCTAACCCCTTCCCTGGCTGGTGCCAAATACACAGGCTCCCCTTTGTTTAGGAAAGTTCCTTTCATgacatcattctctctctctctctctgcgacACCCCCGGGGCTGGAGGGTGGATCagcgggtggggggtggtgggggtgggtaAAAGATGCCCTGCATTACCAGCCTGTTACCCCGCCGACTGCCTGCCTCCTCTCTGGACCTTTCTGTAGTTCAGCTTCAGGTCTCATCGGCTTCCATCTTGTCTCGGAGCCGTAACGGAGCCGTCTCACCCCTGGGGACGCTTTTCGGCTTTTCTAGCTCCTGCTGACTGCACCACCGTTCGGGGGATatcccacaacccccccccccccgccgcccaCTCCCCAAACACCCCCTTATCCGCGGAAAAGGGCCGTCGCCACACCGCAGCTGTACTCAACATCTACACGCTGGTTTTCCGAAGGAATCCTGGCGGGAATGTCGAGGTCTGTCTTCGGCCGAAAGACCCAAGTGGGGCCTGATGGATTTTCCATCAGGTTGAAACTGATATGAAATGTATCTGCCAAAGCTGAATTACAGTTTGCTGATGGGCACGGCCCCTGCACATGACCCCTGGGGCTTTTATCAAACCCTACAACAACGCTCATTAGCCAGAATTAACCGAACTCCATTGTTCAGGGCAAGGTTTGCCCTCATCCTGTAACGTTGTCTAGGTTCTACACATCTGCTCACTTTTTTTATCACGTTATAGTCCAAAACGTTCTGCATTGCAATAATAATTAATAGCTAATTGGTGACAACTCACACTATGCTAATGCACCAGTGCtaactggcttccagtagctttTGCTCGCAGTTAGTTGGGATAGTGTTCATTAAATGGACAGTTTCTTCAGAGAAGCACACTCTGTTAGTACCCAAGAACAAGCATGTGGCAAACACAACTTTGTTTTCGTATCTATGAAAGTGAAGATGCCCGTGTGTCATCATTGCAGATAATGAATGTCTTATTTTTTACCAAAGGCTGTAATAAGGTCCCGGGGCCCAGACCCTTGTGTTGTAGGGCCTCATCTCGATCAAGGCCTTGGGGTTGGGGAACCACTAATTGCAGTCGTGGGTCGTGACTTAAAGAACAATGCAGCAGCGTTTTGCTCGGTCTGAGGCAAGGAGCTGCAGATTCATGAGCCACTGGAGGCGAATGCTCGGATGGCAGACCGCTGGAATCCTTGTGTAGTCCTTAGCTCTGAACGGTCTCCAGGTTCTGAGCAGTCGTTTCGGAGGCCATATCTTAGAGAGGGCTCGGCGCGCCGTGATCACCGGTCTAGACAGCGATCCCCGGAACCCCGTTGCGACATAGCACTCGTTGGGTTTGGAATATGCATTAAAGAGACACGCTGCATGAGCACGCGAGTACCGAACGCGCAGCACATGGCGGAGAGCTAATAACGCAGGCTTTGGAGCAGGAAAGAGGAGACT
Encoded here:
- the LOC113581708 gene encoding nuclear factor of activated T-cells, cytoplasmic 1-like isoform X3, whose amino-acid sequence is MVFFFHVKDKRCGVTAQDASAPVPLREQRIGNLIHAPSQARRPEMGSGSHEPEFDFSFLFEYSGRGGETDAEREAFSYVPNVSLSTLTLGMGSPCLGSQYHNLQTSPVISVSSCHQASYGLHGDPMASGYYLPPGLRPPLESPRIEITTYTQIPEVEVEEESVDPLTKRVNIVTLTLPSADGYRDPSCLSPASSLSSRSCNSEASYESGFYNYDNSPQNSPWQSPCVSPKGSGPLHSCSHAPVSPSASPHVAAANGDGWARPPRDSRPGSPAGGHGKRKYGLDGGPCRPPLYSPSLSPSASPQGSPRLSCVDEAWLGTTNQYTNSAIVAAINALSTDGLADLGEGVPLKARKTNLEHGPAASMKAEPGADEMGPVSELCQEDYLGSGRLPFKKERYCGSFLDVPPHLCSWTKPKTYISPSLPALDWQLPSCSGPYSLQIEVQPKSHHRAHYETEGSRGAVKALSGGHPVVQLYGYVDSEPLTLQLFIGTADDRLLRPHAFYQVHRITGKTVSTPSHEAMQTSTKVLEIPLLPENNMRAIIDCAGILKLRNSDIELRKGETDIGRKNTRVRMVFRVHINQPNGRTVSLQVASNPIECSQRSAQELPLVEKQSMDTYPATGGKQMLLSGHNFLPDSKVMFVEKAQDGHHVWETEAKVDKDSIKPTSLVVEIPPYRSQRIASAVPVSFYVCNSKRKRSQYQCFTYLPPSMNEIIRNDLSGTAGHSSHS